The following are from one region of the Gambusia affinis linkage group LG02, SWU_Gaff_1.0, whole genome shotgun sequence genome:
- the lmo1 gene encoding rhombotin-1 — protein sequence MVLDKEEGVPMLSVQPKGKQKGCAGCNRKIKDRYLLKALDKYWHEDCLKCACCDCRLGEVGSTLYTKANLILCRRDYLRLFGTTGNCAACSKLIPAFEMVMRARDNVYHLDCFACQLCNQRFCVGDKFFLKNNMILCQMDYEEGQLNGSFETQVQ from the exons GTGTGCCGATGCTCTCTGTCCAGCCCAAAGGGAAGCAGAAGGGGTGTGCTGGCTGCAATCGCAAGATTAAAGACCGCTACCTGCTCAAGGCCTTGGACAAATACTGGCACGAAGACTGTCTCAAATGTGCCTGCTGCGACTGCCGCCTGGGGGAGGTGGGCTCCACCCTGTACACGAAAGCCAACCTCATCCTCTGTCGCAGGGACTACTTGAG GCTCTTTGGTACAACAGGGAACTGTGCAGCCTGCAGTAAACTGATCCCAGCCTTTGAAATGGTGATGAGAGCCAGAGATAATGTTTACCATTTGGACTGTTTTGCCTGTCAGCTTTGTAACCAGAG GTTTTGCGTGGGGGACAAGTTTTTcctaaaaaacaacatgattttGTGTCAAATGGACTATGAGGAGGGCCAGCTGAACGGCAGCTTTGAGACGCAGGTTCAATAG